Within the Dunckerocampus dactyliophorus isolate RoL2022-P2 chromosome 10, RoL_Ddac_1.1, whole genome shotgun sequence genome, the region tattttctgatatgttgagGGCCAaacactaactgtttgtgtttggttcatattgatttggttcgtctagggcctaaccagttacttgattaatcgaaacaacgagcttcagattaatcgacttagaaaataattgttagttgccgCCCTACACAATTGTAACGTAGTTGTGATGTAATTATGCAGTCACTTACCCGTTATTAATGATCACCACCACCGTTGCACATAGAAATAAACTCTTACAactagaaataatccacaaattcaGGAAAATTGCAGTACAGTCGTCAATCGCCACTTCGcagttcaaatttcgtggcttcactctttcacagtttttcaaaaaaatatttattaataaataatgctgttcCGTGGTTGAATGTGGTCCTGTCCGACACTCACTCTCCTTCCCTGGGGAACACATACAAGATTTGAGTCTTATTTATTCTTAGTGTGCCTACTATATcaagtaatacgagtgtaaaggcaactataggggtgttcctgtctagagggctctaataatgttaaaaaccctatttagaaggtcgtaaacaggttttcaatgctctaactacgggaatattccatttatagatAATGAATGCTATTTTGTGGACATTTTCTTATCAtactcgggtctggaaccaattgaccatgataaatgagggatgactgtaatacaGCAAGTATGGTACAGCAGAACCTGTCTAAGTCGACACCCCTCAGGCTGGGTGAGTGACGTTGACAATACTGACAATAAAGCTTTGTACATGCGCAAATCTCTttttgggtgcattttgttaggtgctgtggtagaatccaggttaatactgccattcTTTTATTTTGCCGTGTATCGAGACAGTCATTGCTGTTGTCATTTCATGCTGCTTTCAAGTTCACAgtactacaacacatgtcgcCATAAAAGGACTGATTTTCCTCAGAAATGCCCCCGTTTGGccctcaaattttatgttgacGTCGGCTTGAAATGGACTGTAGCGTAGTATGAGTGCAGGCCACCACGGGAGGAAAGAAGACTCAAGTCTTGCACAGTATAAGCACGCCCTTTAGACTCACAGTTCCCCAAAGCATGTTTGATGTTGCAAACTCTCCTGTCTTCCAGCGTGGTGCCTGAGGACCTGGATCGCCATCCTGAGCGCAGGCTGAAAGCCGCTTTCGCTTCCTTCGAGGAAGCCAACATGCCTCGCTTAAAGATGGAAAACCCCAACATGAGATTGTCTCAGCTGAAGCAGCAGCTGAAGAAAGAGTGGACAAAGGCCCCCGAAAACCCCCTGAATCAAAAGTTTGCTGTGTACAACGCAAAGTGAAGGCACCCCCCCACATTAGTACTTGCAAACAACATATATTGGATATTTAATTCATCCAAAATTAATTGTTACTCCTGATACAGTATCTCCTGCTAGAGGACTCGGTTTCCTAACAGGGCATCTTATACATGAAATGACATCATGGCATCATTTTCTCAAGCTTACTTGGACAGATTGGAGTTCAAATGTTTCCATACTAATTTATTAAAGTTAATCATCCAGTGACAAACATATTAAAATCTTCTAAGTTCATCATTCAATTTACAGGTGAGGTCTAATTGTGCATTGCATATATCAGACACCTCACCATTCTCGCGTACCGTTATGTTTCCCTCCCACCCCGCCTTACAGTTTAATGTGACCATGTGTCGGAGTGGCTGAATTCAGCTTCCCTTATCTCCTCcaccagactgtgtggccattaGTTTGctgtgattttttatttttttttattcgtaTTGCCCTCACAAATTAGGAGACAAGTGGATGGGGACATCTGAGGTAAACCCATTCAAAGTGTGGACACACTGGCTGAGCTACCGATGATTTCCTTTCTCattaaatgcaaaatgtaataACTCATGTGGACGTGCCATCATCTAATTTGCCTGAAAATGATGTGTCCTATGCAGCCaatcttaaaaatatatatatgtatacatatatatataaatctcatgttttgtttctcaatGTGTTTTATATAATTTGTTTCACTACAGTGGTTGCTGCTCacaaagtttttttgttttttacagcacagcaacattCACTCTAAGCTGCTGAGGCAGCAGACTTGCAGGCTTTGTTGCTTTGCTTCATGCTTCATTCGTGCTTGACAGTGAGTACTGCTACACCAGGAGTGTCCGAACATTTTTCACCGaagtccacatactgaaaaatgaaaggatgcaagggccgctttgatatttggGAAAGCAACGCGTGTAGAAATGATAAGAAGTTATACTCacttctgatcaaaattttaagaccagttgaaaaattgcaagaatttacattttgcactgttggatcttagatgttccaagtagagcttcaaaatgtaaaaggaacaaaatgggagtgagacaaaaattttTGACTAAGCAGTttaatgcaaacaagcattaaaatgaaaaatgactgttgatcagctgatcaaaagtttaagaccacagcctttaaaagccaaaatcttggcaaaaatgtggattcaatgtcattttctgtcaggtattcattcTGTCATGGTctgttgatggcaaaggcaaaacaacTTTcgctctttgaacgtggtgggatagttgagctgcatatgaaggcctctcgcagcacgccattgctaCTGATGTTGGACGCAGGAAAATTCCTgcccttttttccatttttgctgctgcttttttcttgtttaattatatttttagaatttgccgCGAGCtggaaatggcccccaggccacactctGGGCACCTGCGCTCCTGTGCTAGACTGACTAAAGACAATGGTGACAaagaaaatacttatttttggtAATGGTTTTAATTTACTATGAGGATGCTTCATAAAGTTGCattgaaatacatcaaatttacacttgcacacttcaacatttttgagtaacaTGTTTTTTGTATGTTCAACCAATTTGCTAATATACAGTGCtctggaaaaagtgtttgcccccttcgtgagttcatatttttttgcatgcagatcatcaaactaatttaaatattaatcaatgataacacaactgaacacaaaatgcagtttttacaaaGTAAATGGAACTTattaatggaggaaaaaaaaatccaaccctaCATGGCCCCCTGATaaataactgagattaattgagatcttatcggtttggaaaatgttacaaagccatttctaaagctttgggactccagcaaaccacagtgagagccattattcacaaatggtgaaaacatggaaaaagAACTGCagggcctcacttgcctcagttaaggtcagtgctcatgactccaccagaagaaagacactgggcaaaaacggccttcatggcagagttccaagatgaaaaccactgctgaacaaaaataacattaaggctcgtctcaattttgccagaaaacatcttgatgatccccaagacctttgggaaaatactctgtggtttgatgagatgaaagtttaactttttggaaggtgtgtgtcccattacatctggcctaaaagtaacgctgcatttcagtaaaagaacatcataccaacagtaaaatatggtggtggtagtgtgatgttctGGGGCTGTTATGCtgctttaggacctggaagacttgcggtgataaatggaagcatgaattctgctgtctaccaaaacatcctgaaggaaaatgtccggccatctgttcgtgacttCAAGcagaaaccaacttgggttctgcagcaggacaatgatccaaaacacaccagcaagtccacctctgaatggctgaagaaaagcaaaatgaagactttggagtggcctagtcaaagtcctgacctgaatcctattgagatgctgtggcatgaccttagaaaacctccaatgtggctgaatgacaacaattctgcaaagatgagtgggccaaaattcgtccacagtgctgtaagagactcaatgCAAGTTATCGCttgagttgttgttgttgctgctaagggtggcccaaacaACGAACAacaggtggcccaaccagttattaggttaaGGGGGCTATccatttttccacacagggccatgtaggtttagatttcctttctaccttaataataaaaattgtcattttaaaactgcattttgtgttctgttgtgttgtcattgattaatatttccatttacagtatttgatctgaaacatttaagtgcaaaaaaatgagaaatcaggaagggtgcaaacacgttttgacaccactgtatgttgttTCGCATGtgcaaaataaaccaaacccTTACTGTAATGTTGCGTAGATTTTAATGTATCCAGGGTAGATTTAAATGCAGTTTATCAGAGATAGGCATCACAGTTGTATTTTGGGATTTGTCTGTGCTTAAAtattgctcctttttttttttgtagctctTTTAAGACAAATCTGAAGAGGCCTTGTTCTCACGGCGCCGATTCATTCACAAGCTGATTTAATATTGGACACTTTTGTCCAGCCGTGCTCTTGTGTCGGAGCAGATAAGAGACGGCAAAGGCCTTTGAACCATGGAGCATCAATGACAAGTGCAACTGATCTTTTATTTGCCATTTTGCATTGAAGGCAAGCAGATCCTCTGTGGTGATCAGTGGATCCGGTCCCGACTGATACCTGTGATCTTGCACTTGCACAGTCTGTCCTGTCTGATGTTACACGCGGTTGTTTGCATCTTAACTTGTCCCCTGCTCCCTCCCCACTGCCACCTATTTGCATGGCAGCCCTTTAGCAGGCCAGCTGCCTGCTTATCCTTTTCTTCAGGCTGAATTCTAATCATTACTTTCAAAGGAGAGCGTCTCCAAAGTACCTTTTATCAAGTGTGCGCACAAGAGGAGGAAGCACCCACTCCCTCGCCTCTTCTTGACACTCTTCTTCTGGAGCACCTCCAAGCGGGAACCTTCCACAACTCTGGAGAAAAAGAACAAATAGAAGGTAAGGATCACCTGTGGATTTGATTTTGGAGGGTTGTTGGACTAAACGGGTTGTGATCTTTGAACACTGAACCATAAGTCCAGGTACTGTatatcatcattttatttgttttcttttactttGGTATCAGACAAATTACATGAAAATATGTCTGAATGTTAGACTGGTGTGTATAATTATTATGACACACCTCTGATTTCCGTGTTTAGCATGCAAACACAGTCAAAGAGGGGCGCCTCTGTTTTTGACACTGTGTGTTTTTACAGATACATTAATTGGTTTTCTCTTGCctatattttattatgtatttttttaattttccaaatatttcaacttttctcttTAATAATCTTTGAAAATTTCTATtatcttctcgtaatattatgaatttattcctttaacatttttactttattcccataatattgtaacttctTCCTCAACCgaatttgccaaaaattacaactctcttttgttttggttctcataatatttctgACCTTTAAAAAGTaacttattttttgtttactatttcaactctattaaCTCTCTTCGGTAATGTTtcccctcatattacaagtttattctcggaaaattgcaacttagaatacaacttttttctttctctttcaactttattcttgcaaaattacagctgaccTAATTGTGGAGATTGTATGCACCAAATTGTGGGTTTTCCCATAAACAAAGCATAATGCTTTGATCCAAAATCTGTGAacatgtggggatccactgtaaatTAGCTgtaaatttttttgtaaaagtctATTTTTATTTGGTGAATGGGGTCTTTTTCAGGAAAGTatcaaaaacattttgacaaaacGTTTTAGGCCCAAAATGATTGACAACCCTTTTGAAATATTGTATACTGTAGTTGGGCCCAAAGCTTTTGGGAATGACTTAAATCGTGGGTTTTAACATCTTTGATTGGTGTTCATAGGTGGGTTGTGTTTAATAATATAGATTTATGGCACTGGCCAAAAAAAAGAGCTAAAGGCCGCAGATGGCCTCCAGAGTCACATTTCCAAATTCTTcaaataatcattaaaaaaatcattgaaaTCTCTCAGTCCTTTGCaactttcttgaaaaaaaaacaaaacaaagttgtaatttttggaaaatttgcttgCCCTAACTCCTTGAGTGCTGGAGGTTATGATGGTGCAgcatgtcacacaacttcgtgTTCTAGCATGCTGTGATGGGTTAAGAGTAAtagtaaaataagaaaaacaagtgtttttgtgtttcagcTGAGCAGGGATGCCATGAGGTTGATTTTGGTTAAACCCACCAATGCCACCCGCCGCCTGGACAGCACGGGTCAGGTGTTCCGTGATGGTGACCATGAGCGTTGCTCTTCAAGGGGTCAGTCACCCCGGACCAGAAGTCCGGAGGGGATGCATGAACGATACTCAGGAAGCCTCTTGGAAGCAACTTCACCAACACAGGAGACAAGTCTGTGCTGTGCTCCTTCAGCACCCCATGAAACGTCCAATGGAGTCATTCCATCCTCAAAGGTTTGTGGTGAGATGATGTCACAGCTGCGGACTGAAAACGCGAGTGTATCACAGCTGAGCAATCAGGACTGGCTGCTGCTTTGTGGCCAGGTTAGCAACGAAGGAGGTGATTCATCCAGCAGCACGATGGGACGTCGAAACCACAATGACACATGTGCTTGTTCCTGTCCTGACGCACAGCAACAACACTCGAGGGCATCCATCTCTCTACCACAGTCAAATCACACTTCAGTCCAAGATTGTCGCGTGCAGAAAAAGAATCTGTCATTTCCGCCCAATTCTGCAAGCAGTGCTGGCCAAAAGCATGTGCACGGTACTTTTATGCCTCAAGAAGGTCAGAGGGCACTTTCACAACCTTTCAATCATCTCAAAGACACCAAACCCAACTTGTTCAACATCCCCCTGTCCACCAGCCAATGTCCTGGGAAGCTTCTCCAACACTCACAGCCTGCCATCATTGGGCCGCCCAACTCGAGCGAAATGACTCAGCATCGTGAAAAGCAACACACGCGTTACTCTGTCAGCGGTGACGAAACCTGGAGGTCGCACGGAGACCCCGCCTTCATCTTCAAGTGCCGCCATCTCTCATCCAACCATCCGACCAGGCCAGTACACGTCAAGAACGTGGTCCAGTCATTCTCCACCAGTCACTGTAGTTCACTTGACCACCACGGCTTAGCGGGGGAGGCAACGAGACCGCGGCAAAGTCAGGTACAGGAAGTTATAATACGCATGTAAGTTTTtaaatttacagtggaaccgcagttagcgtccgtttctTCCAAACCCCTCCAGTATTGCAAGAGTGTCCTGTTCCGACTGACTTTTCTTTTGCAGACGAACACTCAGCATCTCAGCGGATTCAGACGCTGTTCTCCTAAACACATCACGCCCTCTGAAGTCACAGGAAGCGGTGTCCTCGGCAACGGGGATGCTGTGAGATCGGTGGCCAGCCATGACACATTAGGATCCAGTTTGACGGAACTCCAGTCGGGCCAGCAGCTTCTTCACAGCGCCCTCCTGGAGGACGCCTTCTCCAAAGTCATCAGGGAAGATTCAAGTAAGGCAAATAGTGACAACGCCGCCAGGGAGGAAGATAATGTACCACAGAAGAAGGACATCAGCTTCAGACTGGGTCAACGCAGAGCTCTTTTTGGCAAACGTAAACAGCTGAGTGACTACGCCTTAGTGTGTGGGATGTTCGGCATCGTTGTCATGGTGATTGAGACGGAGCTGTCCAGAGGATTTTACAGCAAGGTATTCAGTCACCTATGGAACATGCTGGATTCCTACACTCACTTCTTTCATGCTTCTGTCCTCTTTTGCAGGACTCCATTTATTCTTATGTGCTGAAAGGCCTCATTAGTGTTTCTACTGCCATTCTCCTGTCTCTCATTGTAATGTACCATGCCAGGGAAATACAGGTAAGTGGTTGGACACATTTACTGTCCCGACAAACATTTAATCTAGTAAACAGTAAGATAATCTTGCAGTAAAGGTTTCATCAATATTTTGTGTATGGTcacctaaaaacacacacacaggtgatcTGCCAGGTGGCGCTGTTTTTCGTTTTTTCCCCCATACATGTTATAGTTAAAGGTGGCCTTACATCCTGACGTACGtgctctgcaaaaatggggaaaatcacAAGAGAAGCACGTGGCCCGAacggattttcaaacccgcagTCAGCCCGTAGGAAGAAAACTGGGATGCAATTATTGTCAgcgtgcacgcaggaaaacATTGCATGCAAGCCATCCAGGTcgcaagggcaaggcagaggaggagtgcgtgtgtcgcaagtttaaaagtacattgtgtacattgcccggcAACGGCAGCGGCTCCTCCCGTGACGGGCgcctcctccagctgtacagTCTGGTTCTCCCGGCTGCTCACATCGCGTATCTGACATTAATGCACCTTAACCGGCCACGGCGGTCTGCTCTTCCCGCTGTACGCTCTGGTTCCCCTGGTCACGATAGACTTAGGCGCAGCAGGAAGCCAATAGgcccatcttgcaatcgaagtgagtgggctgcaCGACCCTCATATGATGCCCAAACAcgtacgtccccagtgagtgaagGGTACGACAGCCTGACATGAAGAGCACTTAGCACGCATGAGTCGCACAGCGCACTCacaatctaaaagctaccaacggtagtaaaaaaaaaaaaaaaagaaaacacaatatcaacaaaacattacacaagcaaatataaattaagcatttcaaaacaaaaaaaaaaagcagcatccaggaAACAGTTTTGTCGGGGCTTTCGTGAAGATTggcattcagaaacacaaagtgcCTCAGCTTTTGGTTCCggctgctcattttcctcacctttccatCTTGCTCTCCCTCCCCCTTCTTAGTGTCGACATACATGCACCACACATTTTCACCAATCACGTGCGTCTTtaacagggggaaaaaagacaataataagaaatgattcacttcaaagagctggCTCAAAACGCCTTTTCGTTAGCGATCAACACACCACAAATAGAGACACACAATTTCTCCCCGAGGAAGTCAGCGCCTTTCCTTCTGtcacacacaagcacggggAGGGGCGATGTCGCGAGAGCCACAAGAAATCTGATTCATAAAACACGATGAAGGAAATATGATTTCCGTGTACAGTGAAGCACTAAAAGATTCAAACTGTTTATTGTTTCTTCAGCTGTTCATGGTGGACAACGGTGCAGATGATTGGAGGATCGCCGTGACCTTTGAGCGAGTTCTCTTCGTTGCGTTGGAGCTCCTTGTGTGTGCCATCCATCCCATCCCGGGCCAGTATGTCTTCAGCTGGACTGCTCGACTGGCCTTCAGCTACACCACATCGGTAGCGGACGCCGACGTGGACATCATCCTGTCCATCCCCATGTTCTTGCGCCTCTATCTGATTGGCCGGGTCATGCTGCTCCACAGCAAGCTCTTTACGGATGCTTCGTCTCGCAGCATCGGGGCGCTCAACAAGATTAGTTTCGACACCCGTTTTGTCATGAAGACTCTGATGACCATCTGCCCTGGCACCGTGCTGCTGGTGTTCAGTGTGTCCTGTTGGATCATCGCGGCATGGACTGTGCGCATATGTGAGAGGTATCAGCACTACACACAGTATCACACGACACACATTCGGGGCGGGTCAAGTAATACGATACCAATACTGATAGGCCTATTGATACGTTTTacttgaacattttcaaattcACTGCATGATTTTGCGACCCTCTGAGGGCCGCCTGTAACTGTGAAACCATATAAATTTATCATCACCTCATGATGTTATTGCACATTTCATTAggattttcattttgtattattttaccaaccaatttacattgaaataaaaaGGTCAAGGTCCCAAGCAGTAATTTCAGTATACAACTATTTGTGGTATTAATTGTAAATGgggtttgacaaaaacaacaataacaaaaaagtcCAGTAGCATGCAGTAcaaattttctgtcaaaattgacagaacaaatccatttagcaagaaagattgtctttttgatatttttaaatttatttttttacttacctaacatgatatatttaaaaatataattaataagtTATAATGATAATTAAATcaattgtaataaaataaaaatacattataatacTAAAAACAAtagtaaaataatttaaaaaatggtctttttgacgtgcattatttccaggcttatGGCGGTCCGAATCTTGAATTTGACACTCGTGatttaatacaacaatatagGGCAATGTAACAACatcaataaattaatacaaatattccctttttattacatacagttgtttgagcaaaataaagtaaatagtgcaaaatactataatatagtaataattcaaataataatacacactaataatataaaataataaacatatacagataaataaaactACTACAGTCAAGccttgttattttattattcagtTTTCGTCGAAAATGTTTGCCCAAATTTTGCACAGTTGTGGTTTCCAtgcaatattgcacgtaacaaaccaGTCCGTTTGCCTGTACTGTGTTGTTTCCACAAAATCAAGTGCCCGACCTAATCACCCCACGCATTGCTAGCTCGccgtccgtgcattttttttattcagtgcgTCTGCTAAGCAACGTACCATGGGGCCAAAGCAGTCtgcgagtgccagcattttttaaagaaggtgagaaacagtccgcatcaacaataagttccatccattcatcatttagaattactttgcattgttttctgcctgtaagactacaat harbors:
- the kcnn1b gene encoding small conductance calcium-activated potassium channel protein 1b isoform X2; the protein is MRLILVKPTNATRRLDSTGQVFRDGDHERCSSRGQSPRTRSPEGMHERYSGSLLEATSPTQETSLCCAPSAPHETSNGVIPSSKVCGEMMSQLRTENASVSQLSNQDWLLLCGQVSNEGGDSSSSTMGRRNHNDTCACSCPDAQQQHSRASISLPQSNHTSVQDCRVQKKNLSFPPNSASSAGQKHVHGTFMPQEGQRALSQPFNHLKDTKPNLFNIPLSTSQCPGKLLQHSQPAIIGPPNSSEMTQHREKQHTRYSVSGDETWRSHGDPAFIFKCRHLSSNHPTRPVHVKNVVQSFSTSHCSSLDHHGLAGEATRPRQSQTNTQHLSGFRRCSPKHITPSEVTGSGVLGNGDAVRSVASHDTLGSSLTELQSGQQLLHSALLEDAFSKVIREDSSKANSDNAAREEDNVPQKKDISFRLGQRRALFGKRKQLSDYALVCGMFGIVVMVIETELSRGFYSKLFMVDNGADDWRIAVTFERVLFVALELLVCAIHPIPGQYVFSWTARLAFSYTTSVADADVDIILSIPMFLRLYLIGRVMLLHSKLFTDASSRSIGALNKISFDTRFVMKTLMTICPGTVLLVFSVSCWIIAAWTVRICERYHDAQEVSSTFLGAMWLISITFLSIGYGDMVPHTYCGKGVCLLTGIMGAGCTALVVAVVARKSELTRAEKHVHNFMMDTQLYKKIKNTAANVLRETWLIYKHTKLVKKVDGARVRHHQRKFLQAIHQLRKVKMDQRKLTDQANTIADLAKTQNMMYDLVSDLQHRSEDLDRRIVALENKLDFMLLNMHSLPDVLSQAITKIQKDFLDDLACRVHFLSSSLSSECCSVPPKPLCPAGPTSSHTPYG
- the kcnn1b gene encoding small conductance calcium-activated potassium channel protein 1b isoform X1 — translated: MRLILVKPTNATRRLDSTGQVFRDGDHERCSSRGQSPRTRSPEGMHERYSGSLLEATSPTQETSLCCAPSAPHETSNGVIPSSKVCGEMMSQLRTENASVSQLSNQDWLLLCGQVSNEGGDSSSSTMGRRNHNDTCACSCPDAQQQHSRASISLPQSNHTSVQDCRVQKKNLSFPPNSASSAGQKHVHGTFMPQEGQRALSQPFNHLKDTKPNLFNIPLSTSQCPGKLLQHSQPAIIGPPNSSEMTQHREKQHTRYSVSGDETWRSHGDPAFIFKCRHLSSNHPTRPVHVKNVVQSFSTSHCSSLDHHGLAGEATRPRQSQTNTQHLSGFRRCSPKHITPSEVTGSGVLGNGDAVRSVASHDTLGSSLTELQSGQQLLHSALLEDAFSKVIREDSSKANSDNAAREEDNVPQKKDISFRLGQRRALFGKRKQLSDYALVCGMFGIVVMVIETELSRGFYSKDSIYSYVLKGLISVSTAILLSLIVMYHAREIQLFMVDNGADDWRIAVTFERVLFVALELLVCAIHPIPGQYVFSWTARLAFSYTTSVADADVDIILSIPMFLRLYLIGRVMLLHSKLFTDASSRSIGALNKISFDTRFVMKTLMTICPGTVLLVFSVSCWIIAAWTVRICERYHDAQEVSSTFLGAMWLISITFLSIGYGDMVPHTYCGKGVCLLTGIMGAGCTALVVAVVARKSELTRAEKHVHNFMMDTQLYKKIKNTAANVLRETWLIYKHTKLVKKVDGARVRHHQRKFLQAIHQLRKVKMDQRKLTDQANTIADLAKTQNMMYDLVSDLQHRSEDLDRRIVALENKLDFMLLNMHSLPDVLSQAITKIQKDFLDDLACRVHFLSSSLSSECCSVPPKPLCPAGPTSSHTPYG